The Mesorhizobium sp. AR10 genome includes the window AGACGAGGACGTCGTCGCCGAACAGCAGCTGCGTGTTGACGCCGGCATCGGGTCGCGGTGCCTTGCGGACATCCGCCACGGACGCTGAAATCCGCGCCGGCCGGCCGGCGACAAAACGATCGGCCACAACCTCACCCTTCAGCCTTGCATCGGCAAGATCGGAACGGAAGGCGTGGAGGCGGGCATCCCTGGCAGTCAAATCGGCAACTCGGTCAATTGGTGGGGTCAGATTGGCAATTCGTGGGCTCGGGCGATGATACCATCGCCGAAGCGCTCGACAAAGAGCGCGCCTTCGACCGTGCGCTTGACCAGCACGTTCCGTTTGTCGAGCTCGTCGCGGTGGCGCGACACCAGCTTCAGCGCGCCCATCGTGTCGAGCGCGCGGGTGATCACCGGCTTGGTGACGTTGAGCCGGGCGGCGAGCCCGCGCACCGTATGCGGCGGCGGATCTAGATAGATGGTGAACAGGATCGCCGTCTGGCGCATGGTGAGATCGGCCGCGCCGCCGCGCACCTGCGACAGCATCACCTGCTGCCACAGTCGCATAGCCTGGCTCGGGCGCATGGAAATCGACATGCGGCCAGCATGACGGCAAATTGTTTCGGTTCCGTTTCAGTCACGAGAACTTCAAACGCTATACACGAAGGCTCAGGCGTAGCGCTTCGAGATGATCCTTTCCAAGGCGCGAATGCCCTGCGCCTCGCCACCGGCGGGACCATACGGCCGATCGGAAGGGTTCCAAGCGAAGATGTCGAAATGCGCCCAGGCAGTGGTCTTCTCGACGAAGCGCTTCAGGAACAGCGCCGCGGTGATCGAGCCGGCGAAACCGTCAGTGGTGACGTTGTTGATGTCGGCGATCTTCGACAACAGTTTTGCGTCATAGGGCCGCCACAGAGGCATCCGCCACAGCGGGTCCTCGACCGCGACGGAAGCCACCGCCAACTCGGACGCAAGTGCTTCGTCGCCAGTGTAGAAGGGTGGAAGGTCGGGGCCGAGCGCGACGCGGGCGGCCCCCGTCAAGGTCGCCATGTCAATCAGCAGCTGCGGCTCCTCATCGTCGGCAAGCGCCAGAGCGTCCGCCAGCACCAATCGCCCCTCGGCGTCGGTGTTGCCGATCTCGACGGTGATGCCTTTGCGGCTCGTCAGCACATCGCCGGGCCGGAAGGCGTTGCCGGCAATCGAATTCTCGACCGCAGGGATGAGCACGCGCAGCCGCACCTTCAACCCGGCGGCCATGATCATGGAAGCCAGACCCAATACGTTGGCGGCGCCGCCCATGTCCTTCTTCATCAACAGCATGCCCGACGGCGGCTTGATGTCGAGGCCGCCGGTGTCGAAGCAGACGCCCTTGCCGACCAGCGTCACCTTCGGCGCGTCCTTCGGTCCCCATGCCATGTCGATCAGGCGCGGCGCGCCGACCGACGCACGGCCGACAGCATGGATCATCGGGAAATTCTGTGTGAGGAGGTCATCGCCCTTGATCACCGACATTTCGGCCTTGCGCGCCACGGCCAAGGTCCGCACAGCTT containing:
- a CDS encoding MarR family winged helix-turn-helix transcriptional regulator; the encoded protein is MSISMRPSQAMRLWQQVMLSQVRGGAADLTMRQTAILFTIYLDPPPHTVRGLAARLNVTKPVITRALDTMGALKLVSRHRDELDKRNVLVKRTVEGALFVERFGDGIIARAHELPI
- a CDS encoding leucyl aminopeptidase family protein, producing the protein MPVELTEKKLTTALPVHLVASDGLDAAGLAPSSIAWASANGFSGEAGRTLVVPGENGAVAGALFGIGNGESALAFGALARALPEGDWHFASAPAEPELAAIAVALGGYVFTRYGKKPGKALRFALPPGVDVARVDRIADGVFLTRDLVNTPTSDMGPDELEKAVRTLAVARKAEMSVIKGDDLLTQNFPMIHAVGRASVGAPRLIDMAWGPKDAPKVTLVGKGVCFDTGGLDIKPPSGMLLMKKDMGGAANVLGLASMIMAAGLKVRLRVLIPAVENSIAGNAFRPGDVLTSRKGITVEIGNTDAEGRLVLADALALADDEEPQLLIDMATLTGAARVALGPDLPPFYTGDEALASELAVASVAVEDPLWRMPLWRPYDAKLLSKIADINNVTTDGFAGSITAALFLKRFVEKTTAWAHFDIFAWNPSDRPYGPAGGEAQGIRALERIISKRYA